A window of Cryptomeria japonica chromosome 3, Sugi_1.0, whole genome shotgun sequence contains these coding sequences:
- the LOC131076212 gene encoding uncharacterized protein LOC131076212, which produces MSVTAGVSDTVIAIRDKLRGKIGQTKVKRYWPGKAPEWAEDVDEEIDIKTARSAALEKAFPSREDDVEVLESKADARLRRLSERKKVRDEAIAQHRLIRKAEIVSTQEEERKAQEGLEAEEEDEDMLDERRRRIRENYLQKQKEELFQPEEEEEEEEEEEEEESEYETDSEEEYGAIAMVKPVFVPKAERDTIAEREKLEAEERAFEEGIKRRLEERKVETKQIVVEEIRKEEEIQKNMENDGDGGEVDTDDEVNEADEYEAWKAREIARIKRDRDDREAMLKEKEEIEKVRNMTEEERREWERKNPKPLPQPKQKWKFMQKYFHKGAFFQTEADDHTGTAGGDGIYTRDFSAPTGEDKMDKTILPKVMQVKHFGRSGRTKWTHLVAEDTTDWNNPWTYNDPLRAKYNTKMAGMNRAIEKPKGSRKLKDWESK; this is translated from the exons ATGTCGGTTACGGCGGGAGTTAGCGATACTGTGATAGCCATCCGAGACAAATTAAGAGGCAAAATTGGCCAAACAAAGGTGAAAAGATATTGGCCTGGTAAAGCCCCGGAATGGGCCGAGGATGTCGATGAAGAAATCGATATTAAAACAGCAAGGTCTGCTGCCCTAGAGAAAGCCTTCCCTTCCAGAGAAGATGATGTCGAGGTTTTGGAAAGTAAAGCCGATGCCAGGCTTCGGCGTTTATCTGAGAGAAAAAAAGTTAGAGATGAGGCAATTGCACAGCACAGGCTCATTCGTAAGGCTGAGATTGTGTCAACTCAAGAAGAGGAACGAAAGGCCCAGGAGGGCTTGGAGGccgaagaagaagatgaagatatgcTGGACGAGAGGAGGCggagaattagagagaattatttGCAGAAACAAAAAGAGGAGTTGTTTCAGCCCgaagaggaggaggaagaggaggaggaggaggaggaagaggaatctGAGTATGAGACTGATTCGGAAGAGGAATATGGCGCCATTGCCATGGTTAAGCCTGTTTTTGTTCCCAAGGCAGAGCGGGACACGATTGCGGAGCGTGAGAAACTGGAAGCGGAAGAGAGGGCTTTCGAAGAGGGGATAAAGAGGAGATTAGAAGAAAGGAAGGTCGAGACAAAGCAGATTGTTGTGGAGGAGATTCGTAAGGAGGAGGAAATTCAGAAGAATATGGAAAATGATGGGGATGGAGGAGAAGTTGACACAGATGATGAGGTTAATGAAGCTGATGAGTACGAGGCATGGAAGGCTAGGGAAATTGCAAGGATAAAGAGGGATAGAGATGACAGGGAGGCCATGTTGAAAGAGAAGGAGGAGATTGAGAAGGTGAGGAACAtgactgaagaagaaagaagggaaTGGGAGAGGAAGAATCCAAAGCCTCTACCTCAGCCAAAACAAAAGTGGAAGTTCATGCAGAAGTATTTCCACAAGGGAGCTTTCTTTCAGACGGAGGCAGATGATCACACTGGGACAGCTGGGGGAGATGGTATTTATACTAGGGACTTTTCTGCACCGACTGGTGAGGATAAGATGGACAAGACCATATTGCCAAAGGTTATGCAAGTTAAGCACTTTGGACGGAGTGGGAGGACTAAATGGACACATCTTGTTGCAGAAGATACCACTGATTGGAACAACCC ATGGACTTATAATGATCCTCTCAGAGCCAAGTACAATACAAAAATGGCTGGGATGAATAGAGCAATAGAGAAACCTAAAGGGAGCCGTAAATTAAAAGATTGGGAGTCAAAGTAG